The region AGCTTTACCACCCCAACGACCATCTATCGGTATGACATGGTAACTGGCAAAAGCACAGTATTCCGTCAGCCCAACGTGGATTTTAATCCGCAAGATTACGAAACGCACCAGGTGTTCTATCGCAGTCAAGATGGTACACAGGTACCGATGTTTATTGTGCATAAGAAAGGTCTTAAACTAGACGGCACAAACCCCACGTTGCTCTATGGTTATGGCGGATTTGGCGTGTCGCTTACCCCCAGTTTTTCAGTGAGCCTGCTGGTGTGGATGGAAATGGGTGGTGTTTATGCCTTACCAAATCTGCGCGGGGGGGGTGAATACGGTGAAGAATGGCACCAGGCAGGCATGAAGCACAAAAAGCAAAATGTGTTTGATGATTTTATTGCGGCGGCAGAATGGTTGATTAATCACAAATACACCTCTTCTAAGAAGTTGGCGATCGCAGGTGGCAGCAACGGCGGGTTACTCGTCGGTGCCTGCATGACTCAACGCCCCGAACTGTTTGGTGCAGCCTTACCCGATGTTGGCGTGATGGATATGCTCCGCTTCCACAAATTTACCATCGGCTGGGCATGGACTTCAGAATACGGCTCTCCCGAAAATCCAGATGACTTCAAAACGCTCTACGCCTATTCACCGTTGCACAACCTCAAACCCAATGTGGATTATCCAGCAACTATGATTACTACAGCTGATCACGACGATCGCGTGGTTCCGGCTCATAGTTTCAAATTTGCTGCTGCGTTGCAAGCTGCCCACAAAGGTCCAGATCCAGTCTTGATCCGAATTGAAACCAAAGCCGGACACGGAGCCGGAAAACCCACTGCCAAGCTGATTGAAGAAACTGCTGACAAGTGGGCATTTTTAGTGAAAACCCTGGCAATGCCATTGGAAATGCAATGAAATTAAAGACGCAATGAAATGGAACAACCTTGTCATTCTCGTCATTGCCCTGTTGCTATTGCTGGGAGGTTCTGTGCTACTGAATGTTCTGCTCTACAACCGGGCAATCCAGTATTACATTGCACTGAACCAAACACGGCTAGATCCCTTTGGGTTAGAGGCTTATCCAGCGACTCCCAGTCCCCGCCCTAATACCAACCAGGTTCGGGTGGTGTTTTTTGGAGATTCCAGAGTGGCTGAATGGCCAGCACCGAAGGGAAGTCGGTACGAGTTTATCAATCGCGGGATTGGTTCCCAAACTTCCATCCAAACGCTTCAACGGTTTGCTGATCATGTACGCCCATTGCAACCAGATGTGATTGTGATTCAAGTTGGCGTGAACGACCTGAAAACGATTGGCTTGTTTCCAGCCCAGAAACAGGCGATCGCGGCTGCCTGCAAACGTAATATTCAACGCCTGGTAGAAGAATCGCAAAAACTGGATGCGGTCGTGATTTTGACGACGATTTTCCCAGTTGGGGAAGTTCCACTAGAGCGAAAACCCTTCTGGTCAGCCGCGATCGCCGATGCTGTGCAAGAGGTAAATACCTTCATCACTGGGTTAGCATCAGACCAGGTAATTGTATTCGACACTTTCCCCATCCTTGCCAATAATCAGGGTAAATTATCGTCGCAATACCGCGAAGACGAACTGCACCTGAACCCACAAGGCTACGCTGCTCTCAACCAAAAACTGCTACCCCTTCTGCATGCAATAAAGCAAAAGCAGTAAGGGTGTAGCAGTATATCCGTAAGGGCATAGTAACGCGATGCCCTGTATTCCCCCTCTAAATCACCACAAATGAGGTTGCGGCTTGAGCAATCAAAGCCGATGCATTAACCCCATCCAGACGAGCGAGTAACTGGGAAGTGGCAGTATCTCGAATCCAGGTCTGACTACTGCGTTGCGTGATTGACAATTGCCCATAGGTCAATCCGCCTGTTAGCCCAATCTGGTCTTCACCTACTCGGAAGTCGCGAATGGTGTCGATGCCTTCTCCTGGAGCCAGAACGAAAATGTCCGCCCCTGCATCGCCAGTGAGGATGTCATTGCCCAGACCACCATACAAGCGATCGCTGCCTGCGCCGCCATAGAGCAGATCATCGCCATCCCCACCAAATAGCAGATCATCACCCTCATCACCATAGAGTTGGTCATTGCCCAGTTCACCATGCAGTTCGTCATTCCCCTCCTGTCCAAACAGGCGATCATGACCAGCGCCACCCCAGATCACATCATCTCCCAGATCACCAGAAATAATGTCTTGCCCATCGAACCCAAAGATGATGTCAGGATTGACTGTTCCTACAAGGGTTTCTGATTCGTTAGTGCCGTTAATTGGCAGGATTGGTGCGGGGGCGATCGTCAAGACAAACGTATCCGTTACCGTACCACCAAACCCATCGTTGGCAGTCAAATCAATGCTGATTGTCCCAACATTACCAGGAGCAGGAATTCCACTGAAAGTGCGCGTTACTGGATCGAAGATCAACCAGGAAGGCAAGGGGCTACCTCCTGTTAAAGTAGCACTCAGCGATAAGGGATCATTATCCAGATCGGTAAAGGCTGTCGCTCCAACAGTGTACTGAAATAGCGTTGTAGCAGTGGTTGTCTGATCAGGGATAGGGATGGATACGACTGGCGGATTGTTTGCTCCTCGCACCGTTGCCTGAATCGTAAAATCAAACGGGTTTTCGTCGCTGTCGTTGTTGCTTAATACAAAGGTGCCAGAGTATGTCCCAGCGGTGCTGGTATCAACCTGAATAGTTAAGGATGTGGAAGCACCCGCTGCTAGTGTTCCTGGTAAAACACCTGCCAGACTAAATCCGGTTGGCAATGATAATCCTGTTAAATCGAGAGGAGCTGTGCCTGTGTTGAATACTGTGAAGGTTCGAATCAGGGTGTCCCCGATCAACGCATTACCGAAATTGATTGGAGTGGTTGTGCCATCTAAAATATTAGTTG is a window of Leptolyngbyaceae cyanobacterium JSC-12 DNA encoding:
- a CDS encoding lysophospholipase L1-like esterase (IMG reference gene:2510094520~PFAM: GDSL-like Lipase/Acylhydrolase), which codes for MKWNNLVILVIALLLLLGGSVLLNVLLYNRAIQYYIALNQTRLDPFGLEAYPATPSPRPNTNQVRVVFFGDSRVAEWPAPKGSRYEFINRGIGSQTSIQTLQRFADHVRPLQPDVIVIQVGVNDLKTIGLFPAQKQAIAAACKRNIQRLVEESQKLDAVVILTTIFPVGEVPLERKPFWSAAIADAVQEVNTFITGLASDQVIVFDTFPILANNQGKLSSQYREDELHLNPQGYAALNQKLLPLLHAIKQKQ